The Methanothermobacter sp. CaT2 DNA window TCAAAGAATCTGAAGGCAATCATACTTGTAATGGAGGATGATGTCGCTGAACTGGGCCTCATAAGACAGTACGGGGTGGAGTACAGGGGCCCCATAACAGGCCACATTCCTGGTAAGAGAATACAGCAGAGGGACCGGGGTAAACTGAGGCGGGAATTCTATGAGAGCATCGTGGAGTCACTCCAGAAGCATGGAGACCTTGAGACAATCATAATAGCGGGACCAGGCTTTTACAAGTCAGATTTCTATGACTACCTCATGGAGAGGTATCCTGAAATCGCAAAGAAGGCGGTACTTGAGAACACCGGAACCGGGGGGCGCGCAGGCATATCCGAGGTTCTTAGGAAGGGGACGGTTGAAAGGGTATCATCAGAGAAGAGGATAGCCTCTGAGATAAGGAACGTTAACGAGTTCCTTGAGAAGCTGGCCAGGGACCCTGACTCCGTTGTCTATGGTAAGGTTGAGGTTATGGATGCCATTAACATGGGGGCCGTTGAGAAGCTCCTGGTACTGGACAGGGTTGTTAGCAGGGAGGACATTGAGGGCTACCTCGACATGGTTGAGAGCATGGGCGGTTCCGTGGTACTCATAAGCAGTGAACACGAGGGCGGAAAGCAGCTGGAATCACTGGGAGGCCTGGCAGGGATTCTAAGATTCAAGATCCAGTGACTTCATGGGGATTCAGAATGTTCAGGAGACTTGAGGATCGATGCAGGGGATGTGGAAACTGCCGCGAACTGAAATGCAGTGAAAACTGCACTGGCTGCAGGGCATGCCTCCTTGTATGTCCTGAGGACGCGATCCTGCCAGGGGAGCCTGAACCTAAAGAATATACGGTAGCAGTGAATGGGAGGGAGGTCAGATCAGGAGGCACAGTTGGAGATGCCCTGGAGGGGGCGGGCCTTAGAAGGACTATGATTCCGGCTGAGGGGGATGTATTCTCACCCTGCGGGTCCGGGGCCTGCCTTGCCTGCAGTGTATCCATTGATGGCTGCATCGCACCATCCTGTGTAACACCCCTCTCTGAGGGCATGGTCATAGAGACGGCACCGGAACCTCCACTCAGGTATGTGAGCAGCTTTGGTCCCCACACAGCCGGTGGAGTTGGAACTCCATTTTCTGAGAAGACAGGGGCTCCCGTTGAGGTGGTGTGCTTCACCCATGGCTGCAACCTGAGATGTCCCCAGTGTCAGAACAGTCAGGTTGCATTCACATCAGAGGGAAACCTGCTTGACCCCCATGAAACAGCAGGGATCCTCATGGGCCTTGAATCCATCTACAGGACCGGCACTGTCACCATATCTGGCGGTGAATGCACCCTCAACAGGACATGGCTCTCCACAACCATCAGGGCAATCAGAGAACTTAAAGGGGATGTTAACGTCCATGTTGACACCAACGGAACCATTCTTACCCCTGAATATCTGGATGAACTCCTGGATTCAGGAATGAACCGTATAGGGATTGACCTCAAGGGCCTCAGGCCTGAGACCTTCATGGAGATATCAGGACTGCATGATGAGAAAACCGCCAGGGTTTACCTTGATAATTCATGGAATGCATTCAGGTACCTTTCAGAGAACCACCGGGACATCTTCATGGGTCTGGGGGTGCCCTACAGCAGGTCACTCATATCCATAGATGAGCTCTCAGCCATGGCCTCAAGGATATCATCCATAAACAGGGACGTTCAGGTAACCGTCCTGGATTACAGACCCGAATTCAGGCGCAGGGATATTGAGAGACCATCTGAGGATGAGATGATGAGGGTGAAGGATGTGATGATTGATGAGGGCCTAAGGAACGTTGTGGTCCAGACATCAGCGGGTTTCAGGTGATCTGGAATGGATGCGCTATTCATAATGCATGCTTCACAGGATCCCGGGTCCATAATGGCGGCTGCATTCACTGTAGCTGCACTGACACCTCTCATGGCGGCTCTCATATCACGTATGAGGGATTCGAACCTCTACACTGATGTGAGGGGAGGAACACCACGGGGCACGGGTCTGGTGCCCTGGATTGTACTCTCTGTCTTCATGCCAGAGCCCCTGAGGTCACCTGTTGTCATCATGGGCCTCCTGGCCTTCATCGATGACCTCTCAGGAAGGAGAAGGATCCGTGACCTTCCAGTTGAGTGGGGTCAGCTCTCAAGGGGCCTTGGTATCATAGCGGTCACCATCCTCACATACCCCATCATGGGACCGGCCGCCCTCCTGGTGGCCCTCATGATACAGCCCCTTAACATTGCAGATATGCAGCCTGGTGTTGCATGCAGCCTGACAGTAATCATGTCCCTCCTGGCAGCAGCCATCGCATTCGCGGCTGGTTCAGACATCTACCTACCCCTCCTGGTACTGGCTGTATGCGCTGCCTACTCCCCCCTGGATTACCTGGGAAGGATAATGATGGGTGAGGTCGGAAACCACAGCTTTGCAGTGGCCCTGGGACTTGCATTCTACGTCGCCGGAGGCCCATGGTCAGTTCTCATGCTCTTTCTCACAGCCCCCCTCGTCACAGCCATCCTCAGGAGGGGGAACCTCACAGGGTTCCTTGAGGAGAAAATCGGAATTGAAAACCCAACCTTCGGCGACCTCTACATGGATGTAATGACTGGCGGAGGCCTGGGGGATCTTCTGAGGAGAATTTTACTTGGAAGAAGAAGTTTCAGGGTTGATAACCCGGTTTTAATCGCAGTGGGTGTGAGGAGGCTTCTCTTCAATCCGTATGCATCTCATGGATCAGAAAATCGGTGATTTAACCATCAGCTAAGTCGCCTTGACTTTATTATGGATACTATAAGTGCGAGGGCTATCAGAAAACTCACAGCAAAACCGAATATCCCGAGGAAGGGGAACCTCTCGAGTATGAGGGCCTCCCGGGGGATCGTGACCAGCGATGAACCTATTATGAGTGCCGATACGAGCATGGCAAGTGATATCCTGTTGGTTGACCGTTCAATCCGCACCGATATCTCGTCAAGGTTTCGGTGTTCCAGTTCCATCTTCAATTTACCCTCCTCCAGCTTCTGGAGGGCGCTTATCAGGCCACGGGGGAGATCATTCATTATGTGCTCCAGTTCAATGATGGCCGCCGGCACCTCATCAAGGTTCCTCAGGGGGTTGAGCCGGTTTCTTATCAGTTTATGGGTCATCTCCCATGCAACCTCAAGGCCATTGAACCTTGGATCAAGCCTCTCACCCAGGTCCTCCGCCATGCTCATGACCCTTGCAAGCAGCACGAAGTCACGGGGTATCCTTATTCTGTGCCTCCTTATCATACCAGGCATTGTGAACTCTGTGAGTATCTCCCCCACCTTCCTGACATCGGCACCATAGTAGCGGTCAAGGAGGTCTATTATGTCATACTTGACCTCCTCAAGGTCTGTCTCCTCTGTCAGGATGTTCATGTACCTCAGCTGGTTAACTATACCGTTAACATCATAGTTCATAAGGAGTATGAAAAGCTCTGCCAGTCTGTCCCTGAATGAACGATCAAGATGTCCCATCATCCCGAAATCGAGGAAACAGAGGACATTTCCCTTCTGGACGAGAATATTGCCGGGGTGGGGGTCCGCATGGAAGAACCCGTGTATGAATATCTGTTTAAAGTAACACCTGGCACCCCTCTCGGCTATCACCCGTGCATTGAATTTTATATCTGACTTTAAAATGTCTGTGAGCTTAACACCGTCCACATACTCCATGGTGAGTACCTTGCCTGTTGAGTACTCCCTGTAAACGTAGGGCGCGTAAACGGTCTCATCATCCATGAACATTGCACGGAATCTCTCCACATTGTTGGCTTCCTGGTGGTAGTCCAGTTCCTTTCTGATGG harbors:
- a CDS encoding mRNA surveillance protein pelota; this translates as MRIVEEDEKNGVIELVPETLDDLWHLSHIIEEGDLLSARTTRRIQDTSGEKIRSDRGVKKTFYLGIRVETVSFHIYTGRLRATGVIERGPEDLVPMGSHHTLEVKLNTPLRIQKEHWSRWTLKRLRMAVRASKNLKAIILVMEDDVAELGLIRQYGVEYRGPITGHIPGKRIQQRDRGKLRREFYESIVESLQKHGDLETIIIAGPGFYKSDFYDYLMERYPEIAKKAVLENTGTGGRAGISEVLRKGTVERVSSEKRIASEIRNVNEFLEKLARDPDSVVYGKVEVMDAINMGAVEKLLVLDRVVSREDIEGYLDMVESMGGSVVLISSEHEGGKQLESLGGLAGILRFKIQ
- a CDS encoding radical SAM protein, yielding MFRRLEDRCRGCGNCRELKCSENCTGCRACLLVCPEDAILPGEPEPKEYTVAVNGREVRSGGTVGDALEGAGLRRTMIPAEGDVFSPCGSGACLACSVSIDGCIAPSCVTPLSEGMVIETAPEPPLRYVSSFGPHTAGGVGTPFSEKTGAPVEVVCFTHGCNLRCPQCQNSQVAFTSEGNLLDPHETAGILMGLESIYRTGTVTISGGECTLNRTWLSTTIRAIRELKGDVNVHVDTNGTILTPEYLDELLDSGMNRIGIDLKGLRPETFMEISGLHDEKTARVYLDNSWNAFRYLSENHRDIFMGLGVPYSRSLISIDELSAMASRISSINRDVQVTVLDYRPEFRRRDIERPSEDEMMRVKDVMIDEGLRNVVVQTSAGFR
- a CDS encoding AarF/ABC1/UbiB kinase family protein, with translation MNIGPYNNRPDMGRLREIIRVMTKYHFGNILEAVGLKNRLFETLKLYIKSPEEVHEPAHVRLRLVLEELGTTFIKLGQVLSTRADLVGREVAEELAKLQDEAPPFPFEDVKRVLESELGVPMEEVFAEFQEEPVASASIGQVHRARLRNGDAVAVKVQRPGIADTVKSDIMLMKYLAKLANDRVPGLRYYNLPGIVAEFERAIRKELDYHQEANNVERFRAMFMDDETVYAPYVYREYSTGKVLTMEYVDGVKLTDILKSDIKFNARVIAERGARCYFKQIFIHGFFHADPHPGNILVQKGNVLCFLDFGMMGHLDRSFRDRLAELFILLMNYDVNGIVNQLRYMNILTEETDLEEVKYDIIDLLDRYYGADVRKVGEILTEFTMPGMIRRHRIRIPRDFVLLARVMSMAEDLGERLDPRFNGLEVAWEMTHKLIRNRLNPLRNLDEVPAAIIELEHIMNDLPRGLISALQKLEEGKLKMELEHRNLDEISVRIERSTNRISLAMLVSALIIGSSLVTIPREALILERFPFLGIFGFAVSFLIALALIVSIIKSRRLS